Proteins co-encoded in one Nothobranchius furzeri strain GRZ-AD chromosome 4, NfurGRZ-RIMD1, whole genome shotgun sequence genomic window:
- the lsm6 gene encoding U6 snRNA-associated Sm-like protein LSm6: MSLRKQTPSDFLKQIIGRPVVVKLNSGVDYRGVLACLDGYMNIAIEQTEEYVNGQLKNKYGDAFLRGNNVLYISTQKRKA; the protein is encoded by the exons ATGAGTTTGAGAAAGCAGACCCCGAGTGACTTTCTGAAGCAGATAATTGGGAGACCTGTCGTGGTCAAACTGAACTCTGGTGTTGATTACAGAG GTGTTTTGGCCTGTCTGGATGGTTACATGAACATCGCAATAGAGCAGACGGAGGAGTATGTCAATGGACAACTCAAAAACAAGTATGGAGATGCCTTTTTGAGAGGAAATAATG TTTTGTACATCAGCACCCAGAAGAGGAAGGCGTAG